AATCTTTGGATTGTCACGAATCACATCAAAATCTATATATGGTAGTAGCCGAACACTATCCTCACCACCGATATTTGCGATGATGGCTTTAATATTGGAATCCTGAAACGCCGCCATTAAATCTTCGGCGCGTGCTTCTGGATGCTCGTATAAATACTGTGCACCTTTCAAACTGTTTGGCATGGCAATAACGTTCAAGCCAAATACTTCCTCAAGCCTTCTTACTCCTTGTTCATAGCGCCAGCGTAAATCTATTTCACCTGCTCCACCCCATGAAGGGCTAATTGTGGCAACTGTATCACCACGCTTAAGTTTTGTTGGTTTCTTTAGCATCCTCATCACCTCAAATGGATTAGTAAGTAAAAATATGTAAATGCTATTGTAGCGGATTCTGAGACAATTTGCTAGAGAAAATTGCATTACCTGTTTTTCTAACTTTTCTTTTCGCTTAAAGTTACGGTATGATACAGGTTATACATAGTTTTAGCAAGAAAGGGCGTTAACAATGGGGAGTGAATTTGATTTATTCGAACATACGAATGAGCAAATAATGGTTTCATCATCACCAGTGGTTGAAGCGATTGGGCTATTAATGGCTTATGAAGCATCAAATAAAATAGAGATTTTTGAGCAATATCCTGAGCTATTGAGACTTATAGAACAGCATTCATTTATAGAAATTTTAAAGTCTATACCTGTTAATCACCGTTATCAATTATTGGAGTTTTTACTTCCAATTCCACAGCTCACATCTATTACGTTATTTGCAGAGAAATTACGTGATTTGAAAAACGAATTTGTTTTGTATTATTTTTGGAATGAGGAAATTTCGTTGGAAACAATCCACACACTGTTAAGAGATCCAACACAAATCACACAAATAGAGCGCACCTATTATTGGCAAGATAATGAGACACTTCACTTCTCACAGTATCTGGTGGAAAATGTTACAACCTTTAAGCGACAATTAGCAGATTTGTTCATTCAAATTGCAGACAACGAAGCTTTTTCGAAATTACTAAACGCGAAACAAGATTCGATTAAACAAGCAATAACGACGGTAGAAAATTTAAAACTAGAGCCATTAGCAAGAGCGCAATATGTGATGGGAAAAACGTTTAGACGTGTGCACGATTATAAACTGTATCATTTTATTCCGAGCTACTGCATGTCACCGTATCGTGTTCGCATTTTTAATGATGATGTGTGTTATATCATTTTCGGAACGACAACACCTGTTGAAGATAAGCGTGAAAAAAGTGAGCACTTAGCAAAGCAACTAAAGGCAATCGGTGACCCGAATCGCTTGTTAATGTTAAATATGCTGGCATCTAATAAAGAATACGGGGCAAAGCTTGCAGAATATTTAGGGATTACAACGGCTACTGTATCGCACCATATTGAAATATTGAAAAAAGTTAATCTTATTACGGAAGAAAAAATCGGGACAATAAAATATTTTACTGCAAATAAAGAACAGCTAAACGAGCTACTTCAAGCAATGCAGCACTTTTTAAAAGCTTAATCGTGATGATTAAGCTTTTTCATTTTTCTAAAAACTATTGCAATTTACATATTAGATAATTATCATATTAGATATCAATCTAATATTGGGGGTCAATCAAATGACGAGCGCAGTAATTGAAGTGGAAAATGTCCAAAGAATGTATCAAATCAAATCTGGATTTTGGAAAAAGTCTACGAAGCAGGTTGAAGCGGTAAAGGGGATTTCATTTGAGGTAAACAAAGGAGAAATTTTTGGGCTACTCGGTCCAAACGGTGCTGGAAAAACAACAACGATTAAAATGCTCACGACAATGCTTATTCCGAGTGCTGGTACTATCAAAATTTTTGGATTAGACCCGGTGAGTGAACATAAAGCGCTTAGACCACGTATTAATTTCATTTTAGGTGGAGAGCGTAATTTATATTGGCGCTTATCAGCCTATGACAATTTAGCGTATTTCGCAGATTTATATAAAATTCCACGAGCGGTACAACAAAC
This portion of the Solibacillus daqui genome encodes:
- a CDS encoding ArsR/SmtB family transcription factor; translation: MGSEFDLFEHTNEQIMVSSSPVVEAIGLLMAYEASNKIEIFEQYPELLRLIEQHSFIEILKSIPVNHRYQLLEFLLPIPQLTSITLFAEKLRDLKNEFVLYYFWNEEISLETIHTLLRDPTQITQIERTYYWQDNETLHFSQYLVENVTTFKRQLADLFIQIADNEAFSKLLNAKQDSIKQAITTVENLKLEPLARAQYVMGKTFRRVHDYKLYHFIPSYCMSPYRVRIFNDDVCYIIFGTTTPVEDKREKSEHLAKQLKAIGDPNRLLMLNMLASNKEYGAKLAEYLGITTATVSHHIEILKKVNLITEEKIGTIKYFTANKEQLNELLQAMQHFLKA